CGGGGTGGTCCCGGCGGGTCAGCACATCAACCTGATGGCCAGCCTGGGCCAGGCAGCGCGCCACCTGCGCGACGTACACGTTCTGGCCGCCCGCGTCCACGCCACCGGCGCCAGACAGGGGCGAGGCATGTTCGCTGATCAACGCAATGCGCAGAGGCTTGGTCATAAGGCTCCTGTGGTGCTGCGCCCAGAGGGCAATCGCCATGCCCGATGGGTGGCGCCGATGCCTGTACGGCAAGCGGCGTACCCAGGCCGTTCAGCGCACGCCGTCGTGGTCTTCGGCAAGACCCGCGTCGAGCAGCGGCCCCGTGGGGTTGTTGGGGTCCGGGTCGTTCACGGGCGGCTCGGGGGCGTCTTCGGGCAGGTCCATGGGCGGTGGATCCGGAAAGAGCTTCTGCGGGCCGTCCGGGTCGGGCACTGGCGGTGGCATCCCGCTCTGTTCGACGGGCTGGTCCGGGACGCGGTCGTCGGGCGGCGTGAGACCGCGCACGTCGCTGGGGCCGTCGCTGGTGCCGCTCGGGCCGAAGGTGTCCTGATCGTCGTCGAGCGGCGGGGTGGGTTCGGCGGGGCGTGCGGGGGTGGGCATGGCGGTCTCCGGTGATGTGAGCCGGGCTGGCTCCATCCGCATCACGGCAAGCCGCGGGCCGACCGGGGGCCTCAGGCGGGACGCACGTAGCGGGGCAGAAAGCTGCGGTCCGGACCGTTGGGAAAGCCGACCGTGATGCCGATGTCGTCGATGGCCAGGACGCGGCCTCGGCCGTATCGGGGCACCCGCACCGCATCCCCCACCTGAATGCGGGGACGGTCGTCGGCGGGTTGCGGTGCTTCGAGGGATGAATCGGCGGCCTGCTGGTCGGCCTGCTGCTGGGCCGCGGCCAGACGCTCGCAGTTGTCGCAGTGGCCGCAAGGCGAGAACGGCTCGTCCGGGTCGAAATGTTGCAGCAACATTTGCCAGCGACAACGTCCGGACTGACAGTACGCAACCAGGTTCTCCAGCATGGCCAAGTCGTGCTGCTTGCGTTGCGCGTGTTCTTCCAGCAATGGCGCCAGCGCCTCGTCGGCCAGCGTGTCGCCACGCCGGCGCAGCACGCCGGTGCGGTCGCGTGCAATGAGGCCGTGGCGCCGCATCAACCACACCGCCAGTTGCACCTTCTGGCGCGGCCGCGCCAGCGCCGCTTCCAGCTCGGGCAGGCGCCAGCCCGGGGCGTCGGGGGCGGCCTCCCCCAGCTGGTCGTGCACGGCTCTCAGGTCGGCCACGCTGGGCAGGCGGCCGATGAGGAAGAACTGCTGAATGCGGCGATCCTGCGCCAGATAGAGCAGCGTGCAGCGAGCGGGCAGCCCGTCGCGCCCCGCGCGGCCCGAGGCCTGGTAGTAGCTGGCCAGGCTGGCGGGCAGCTGGTGGTGGATCACGAAACGCGTGTCGGCCTTGTCGATGCCCATGCCGAAGGCGGGCGTGGCGACCATCACGCGGGCCTCGCCCGCCATGAAGGCGTCCTGGGCCGCATGGCGTCGACCACGGGGCAGGTGGCCGTGGTACAGCGCCACCGATTCGCCGCTCGATTGCA
This is a stretch of genomic DNA from Aquabacterium olei. It encodes these proteins:
- a CDS encoding RecQ family ATP-dependent DNA helicase translates to MVHARAASPPPNWRAKVQALLQRRFGLRQLRPGQEDVIRHVLAGEDTLALMATGAGKSLCYQVPALLLPGRTVVISPLIALMKDQYDHLRALGIPVVLRHSGQLAAENEKAAQAMADGSARIVFATPERLASPGFAHELGAHPVSLLVIDEAHCIAEWGHDFRPAFLEIGAALRKLGRPVVLALTATATPEDVADVMRQLDLADMQVVHTGLYRGNLHYAVDHVESEVAQRARLLTLVHGTPGQGIVYTSTVKAAEAVHAELQSSGESVALYHGHLPRGRRHAAQDAFMAGEARVMVATPAFGMGIDKADTRFVIHHQLPASLASYYQASGRAGRDGLPARCTLLYLAQDRRIQQFFLIGRLPSVADLRAVHDQLGEAAPDAPGWRLPELEAALARPRQKVQLAVWLMRRHGLIARDRTGVLRRRGDTLADEALAPLLEEHAQRKQHDLAMLENLVAYCQSGRCRWQMLLQHFDPDEPFSPCGHCDNCERLAAAQQQADQQAADSSLEAPQPADDRPRIQVGDAVRVPRYGRGRVLAIDDIGITVGFPNGPDRSFLPRYVRPA